One region of Gilliamella sp. ESL0405 genomic DNA includes:
- a CDS encoding DUF4878 domain-containing protein, with translation MKFCSIFLIAVFLSACSSDDSPEKVAETFMKAGYNKDIDTVIDLMYIPKEDVPEGIDMKAMLKSKLGAALEASLESAERNGGLDKIETAPIQYTNDDKTKGTVDVTVVFKDKTKLNKKLILIKDNGKWFIEMD, from the coding sequence ATGAAATTTTGTAGTATTTTTCTAATTGCTGTTTTCCTAAGTGCTTGTTCATCAGACGACTCCCCTGAAAAAGTAGCCGAAACCTTCATGAAAGCTGGTTACAATAAAGATATCGATACAGTCATCGATCTTATGTATATTCCAAAAGAAGATGTTCCTGAAGGAATCGACATGAAGGCCATGCTTAAGTCTAAATTGGGTGCAGCACTCGAAGCCTCATTAGAATCAGCAGAACGCAATGGTGGGCTTGATAAAATTGAAACCGCGCCTATTCAATATACCAATGATGACAAAACTAAGGGCACCGTAGATGTTACCGTTGTTTTCAAAGATAAAACTAAGCTTAATAAAAAGTTAATATTAATCAAAGATAATGGCAAATGGTTTATCGAAATGGATTAA
- the truC gene encoding tRNA pseudouridine(65) synthase TruC has protein sequence MFEILYQDNELIAINKPSGWLVHRSWLDKNETVVVMQTLRDQIGQHVYPVHRLDRPTSGVLLFALSSEIARLMSQQFTTKQIEKIYHAIVRGYLFDEAIIDYPLIEQLDKIADKFADKNKPAQQAVTFYRGLSHIEVPIKVGKHETARYSLVELKPQTGRKHQLRRHMKHIFHPILGDSKHGDLHQNRAFSQYFGIKRLMLHASTLNIVHPTSLKPIKIEAKLDQHWLEILSHFQSND, from the coding sequence GTGTTTGAAATCCTTTATCAAGATAATGAATTAATTGCGATAAACAAGCCATCCGGTTGGCTTGTTCATCGTAGCTGGTTAGATAAAAATGAAACTGTCGTTGTGATGCAAACACTGCGTGATCAGATCGGGCAGCATGTGTATCCGGTGCATCGACTCGATCGCCCAACATCTGGCGTATTATTGTTTGCGCTTTCAAGTGAAATTGCCCGTTTGATGTCACAGCAATTTACCACAAAACAGATTGAAAAAATTTATCATGCTATTGTTCGTGGCTATCTATTTGATGAAGCGATAATTGATTATCCGCTAATTGAACAACTTGATAAAATAGCTGACAAATTTGCCGATAAAAATAAACCAGCGCAACAGGCAGTCACTTTTTATCGCGGTTTAAGTCATATCGAAGTGCCGATCAAAGTAGGCAAGCATGAAACAGCCAGATATAGTTTGGTTGAATTAAAACCGCAGACAGGACGCAAACATCAACTACGTAGGCATATGAAGCATATTTTTCATCCCATTTTAGGTGACAGTAAACATGGGGATCTTCATCAAAATCGTGCTTTTAGTCAGTATTTTGGTATTAAACGACTAATGTTACATGCCTCTACCTTAAATATTGTTCATCCAACCAGTTTGAAACCAATTAAAATTGAAGCAAAATTAGATCAGCATTGGCTAGAAATCTTATCTCATTTTCAGTCCAATGATTAG
- a CDS encoding pyridoxal phosphatase: MKYKAVAFDMDGTLLNSNRLILPETVNILEKISAKGVKVILVSGRHHSVIYPYYYQLKLSTPAICCNGSYLYDFEKQQAFAAKPMSKQQAKTLLDLVNQFGIHTLIYTDKMMTYEVLDDHLAGFFKWVDSLPEFLQPEIKKVDSFEKVIEQAGAIYKFATSSYNIPALQQFSDAVDALGEFSCEWSWSNRADIAIKGNTKGNGLTHWAEHENIDLSEIVAFGDSYNDISMLTIAGLGIAMGNADDEVKAKASYAIGDNNSTSIATELKKLFL, from the coding sequence ATGAAATATAAAGCAGTTGCCTTTGATATGGATGGTACTTTACTTAATAGTAATCGTTTAATTTTGCCCGAAACCGTGAATATTCTTGAAAAGATCAGCGCCAAAGGCGTAAAAGTTATTTTGGTATCCGGTCGACATCATTCCGTAATTTACCCTTATTATTATCAACTTAAACTCTCAACACCCGCTATTTGTTGTAACGGATCTTATTTATACGATTTCGAAAAACAACAAGCATTTGCCGCTAAACCGATGAGCAAACAGCAGGCCAAAACGCTATTAGACTTAGTTAATCAGTTTGGTATTCATACTTTAATTTATACTGATAAAATGATGACTTACGAAGTGTTAGACGACCATTTAGCCGGCTTTTTTAAATGGGTTGATTCACTACCGGAATTTTTACAACCCGAAATTAAAAAAGTGGATAGTTTTGAGAAAGTTATTGAGCAAGCCGGAGCGATCTATAAATTTGCTACCAGTAGCTATAACATTCCGGCTTTACAGCAATTTTCAGATGCAGTTGATGCGCTGGGGGAATTTTCATGTGAATGGTCTTGGTCGAATCGTGCTGATATCGCAATTAAAGGTAATACTAAAGGTAATGGTTTAACCCATTGGGCTGAACATGAAAACATTGACCTAAGTGAAATTGTTGCTTTTGGTGACAGTTATAATGATATTAGTATGTTAACCATTGCCGGTTTGGGTATTGCTATGGGCAATGCTGATGATGAGGTGAAAGCGAAAGCGAGTTATGCTATTGGTGATAATAATAGCACTAGCATTGCCACTGAACTTAAAAAACTGTTTTTATAA
- the recR gene encoding recombination mediator RecR — translation MQISPLLETLMEALRCLPGVGPKSAQRMAFHLLQRNRQGGIKLAHVLHEAMINIDHCKECRTFTEQEICTICANRHRQQSGQLCVVETPADIVAIEQTGQYSGRYFVLLGHLSPLDGIGPSDIGLDLLKSRLATESINEVILATNPTVEGDATANYIAQMCAEFDVIATRIAHGVPVGGELEMVDGTTLSHSFVGRQKIDF, via the coding sequence ATGCAAATAAGCCCATTACTTGAAACTCTTATGGAAGCATTGCGATGTCTTCCCGGTGTTGGTCCCAAATCTGCACAACGTATGGCTTTTCACCTATTACAGCGCAATCGACAAGGTGGCATTAAGCTAGCACACGTTTTACATGAAGCAATGATCAATATTGATCATTGCAAAGAGTGCCGAACCTTTACTGAACAAGAAATCTGCACTATCTGTGCCAATAGGCATCGTCAACAAAGTGGACAATTATGTGTTGTTGAAACACCCGCTGATATTGTTGCTATTGAACAAACCGGCCAGTATAGTGGTCGTTACTTTGTGTTGCTTGGACATTTGTCACCGCTTGACGGAATAGGGCCGAGTGATATTGGTCTGGATTTATTGAAATCAAGATTGGCAACCGAATCGATTAACGAAGTGATTTTAGCCACCAATCCAACCGTTGAGGGCGATGCAACCGCTAATTATATTGCTCAAATGTGTGCTGAGTTTGATGTTATCGCAACTCGCATAGCGCATGGTGTACCTGTCGGTGGAGAGCTTGAAATGGTTGACGGCACAACATTGTCGCATTCATTTGTTGGGCGGCAAAAAATAGATTTTTAG
- the plsY gene encoding glycerol-3-phosphate 1-O-acyltransferase PlsY — protein sequence MAFEIILMIIIAYLCGSLSGAIIICQLMKLQDPVQHGSHNPGATNVLRISGKLPALLVLLFDMLKGAIPVYIAYRLGISPFFLGIIGISACLGHIFPCFFHFRGGKGVATALGMMMPIGLDFTGCFVLTWLTTLLLTGYSSVAAIVGFLLAPFYVWLFKPELTLPVTMLSCLIIIRHNSNIMRLFKGKEPKSFIRKRHKLY from the coding sequence TTGGCATTTGAAATTATATTGATGATCATTATTGCTTATCTTTGTGGTTCGCTTTCCGGAGCAATCATTATTTGCCAGCTAATGAAATTACAAGACCCGGTACAACATGGCTCTCACAATCCCGGAGCCACAAATGTACTACGCATTAGCGGCAAATTACCTGCTTTACTGGTATTACTTTTCGATATGTTAAAAGGTGCAATACCGGTCTATATTGCTTATCGACTGGGTATTTCACCTTTCTTTTTAGGCATTATTGGCATATCAGCGTGCCTTGGTCACATCTTTCCCTGCTTTTTTCATTTTCGAGGCGGAAAAGGTGTCGCCACTGCATTAGGTATGATGATGCCAATCGGTCTAGACTTTACCGGCTGTTTTGTCCTAACTTGGTTAACCACGCTACTGCTTACCGGCTACTCTTCGGTGGCGGCTATTGTGGGTTTTTTATTAGCGCCATTTTATGTATGGCTATTTAAACCTGAGTTGACCTTGCCGGTAACCATGCTTTCGTGCCTTATCATTATTCGTCATAATAGTAATATTATGCGTCTATTTAAGGGGAAAGAGCCTAAGAGTTTTATACGAAAACGACATAAATTATACTGA
- the uvrA gene encoding excinuclease ABC subunit UvrA, producing the protein MKDIDIRGARTHNLKNINVVIPRDKLVVITGLSGSGKSSLAFDTLYAEGQRRYVESLSAYARQFLSLMEKPDVDHIEGLSPAISIEQKSTSHNPRSTVGTITEIYDYLRLLFARIGEPRCPNHNLPLAAQTVSQMVDSIMALPAENRYMLLAPVVTERKGEFVKLFEQLAASGYIRVRVDGDVYDLSDPPELELQKKHTIEVVVDRFRIRDDLKLRLAESIETVLSITNGIVKVANLDDPKAPEQLFSANFACPICGYSISELEPRLFSFNNPAGACPECDGLGVQQYFDPKRIVQMPEVSLAAGAIKGWDRRNFYYFQMLKSLAEHYKFDIDTPYEKLPEKVKDILLNGSGNTEITFVYTNDRGDVVKRKHSFEGIINNLTRRYKETDSPTIREELAKYISHRPCPCCEGSRLCRTARHVFINDTNLPTISNLSTQQAKAFFDKLSLTGQRAQIAEKILKEINDRLQFLINVGLNYLTLSRSAETLSGGEAQRIRLASQIGAGLVGVMYVLDEPSIGLHQRDNTRLIDTLTHLRDLGNTVIVVEHDEEAIMAADYVIDIGPGAGVHGGEVVAQGTPKQIMANPSSLTGKYLSGKEKIAIPATRTKVDKKKMLSLIGATGNNLKNVTLNIPVGLFTCITGVSGSGKSTLINDTLYPLAQNELNGAEKSDIAPYKSIKGLNFFDKVIAIDQSPIGRTPRSNPATYTGFFTSIRELYAGVPESRARGYTPGRFSFNVKGGRCEACQGDGLIKVEMHFLPDIYVPCDQCHGARYNRETLEIKYKGKSINEILNMTVEEGREFFDAVPMIARKLQTLIDVGLSYITIGQSATTLSGGEAQRVKLAKELSKRDTGSTLYILDEPTTGLHFADVKQLLAQLHSLRDKGNTIVVIEHNLDVVKTADWIVDLGPEGGNGGGEIIADGTPEDVAKSKISYTGQYLKPLLEKDKAK; encoded by the coding sequence ATTAAAGATATCGATATTCGTGGTGCGAGAACGCACAATCTAAAAAATATTAATGTTGTAATACCTCGAGATAAGCTTGTTGTCATTACTGGTCTATCCGGATCAGGGAAGTCTTCGCTAGCATTTGATACCCTTTATGCCGAAGGGCAACGACGTTATGTTGAGTCGTTATCGGCTTATGCTCGTCAATTCTTATCTTTAATGGAAAAACCGGATGTGGATCATATCGAAGGTCTGTCGCCAGCTATTTCGATTGAACAAAAGTCGACTTCGCACAATCCGCGCTCAACGGTTGGAACAATTACTGAAATCTACGATTATTTACGTCTATTGTTTGCCCGTATTGGTGAGCCGCGTTGTCCTAATCATAATTTACCTTTGGCTGCTCAAACTGTTTCGCAAATGGTTGACAGCATTATGGCGTTACCGGCTGAAAATCGCTATATGTTACTGGCACCGGTAGTCACTGAGCGTAAAGGTGAGTTTGTTAAACTTTTTGAGCAACTGGCTGCAAGTGGATATATTCGGGTAAGGGTTGATGGTGATGTTTACGATCTTTCTGATCCACCTGAGCTTGAGCTTCAAAAGAAACATACCATTGAAGTAGTGGTTGATCGTTTTCGTATTCGTGATGATCTAAAATTGCGATTGGCCGAATCCATTGAAACTGTTCTGTCAATTACTAACGGGATTGTTAAAGTTGCCAATTTAGATGATCCAAAAGCGCCGGAGCAGTTGTTCTCGGCTAATTTTGCCTGCCCGATATGTGGCTATAGTATATCTGAACTTGAGCCAAGGCTATTTTCATTTAACAACCCTGCCGGGGCTTGCCCTGAGTGTGATGGTTTAGGTGTGCAACAGTATTTCGATCCAAAACGCATAGTACAAATGCCTGAAGTCTCTTTAGCTGCTGGTGCAATAAAGGGTTGGGATCGTCGCAATTTTTACTATTTTCAGATGCTCAAATCGTTAGCTGAACATTATAAATTCGATATTGATACGCCTTATGAAAAATTACCCGAAAAAGTAAAAGATATCTTATTAAATGGTTCTGGTAATACTGAAATTACTTTCGTTTATACAAATGATCGTGGTGATGTGGTTAAACGTAAACATAGCTTTGAGGGAATTATTAATAATTTAACTCGACGATATAAAGAAACCGATTCACCAACAATTCGTGAAGAGTTGGCTAAATATATAAGTCATCGTCCTTGCCCGTGCTGTGAAGGATCTCGTTTATGTAGAACGGCAAGACATGTCTTTATTAACGATACCAATTTACCAACGATTAGTAATTTAAGCACTCAACAAGCAAAAGCTTTCTTTGATAAGTTATCCCTAACCGGACAACGAGCGCAAATTGCTGAAAAAATTCTAAAAGAGATCAACGACCGTTTACAATTTTTGATTAATGTTGGATTAAATTATTTAACGCTTTCACGATCAGCAGAAACGCTATCGGGAGGGGAGGCACAGCGTATACGACTAGCCAGTCAAATCGGTGCCGGATTAGTTGGGGTGATGTATGTACTTGATGAGCCTTCAATTGGTTTACATCAACGTGACAATACTCGATTGATCGATACCTTAACGCATTTACGTGATTTGGGTAACACCGTTATTGTGGTAGAACATGATGAAGAGGCCATTATGGCTGCTGATTATGTGATTGATATTGGGCCGGGAGCAGGCGTGCATGGTGGTGAAGTGGTTGCTCAAGGAACGCCGAAACAGATCATGGCAAATCCTTCATCGTTAACCGGAAAATATCTATCCGGTAAAGAAAAAATAGCGATACCAGCCACACGAACGAAAGTTGATAAGAAAAAGATGTTATCGTTAATTGGCGCCACCGGTAATAATTTAAAAAATGTGACTCTTAATATTCCGGTTGGACTATTTACCTGTATTACAGGGGTATCTGGATCAGGAAAATCAACGTTAATTAATGATACTTTATATCCTTTAGCGCAAAACGAGTTAAATGGTGCTGAAAAAAGTGATATTGCGCCTTATAAATCAATTAAAGGACTTAACTTTTTTGATAAAGTCATTGCGATAGATCAAAGTCCTATCGGGCGAACACCACGCTCAAACCCGGCAACGTATACCGGATTTTTCACCTCAATTCGTGAGCTATATGCTGGCGTGCCAGAATCTCGTGCTCGAGGTTACACGCCGGGTCGATTTAGTTTCAATGTAAAAGGTGGACGCTGTGAAGCTTGTCAAGGTGATGGACTGATCAAAGTCGAGATGCACTTTTTACCAGATATTTATGTCCCATGCGATCAGTGTCATGGGGCACGTTATAATCGTGAAACGTTAGAAATAAAATATAAAGGCAAATCAATCAATGAAATCTTAAATATGACGGTTGAAGAGGGGCGTGAATTTTTCGATGCTGTCCCAATGATTGCTCGTAAATTACAAACATTGATCGATGTTGGGCTTTCTTATATTACAATTGGGCAGTCGGCAACGACCTTATCCGGCGGTGAAGCGCAACGAGTAAAACTTGCAAAAGAGTTATCAAAGCGTGATACTGGTAGCACATTGTATATTTTAGATGAGCCAACAACGGGTTTACACTTTGCTGATGTAAAACAGTTGCTTGCGCAGCTCCACTCATTAAGAGACAAAGGCAATACCATTGTTGTTATTGAGCATAATTTAGATGTGGTTAAAACAGCAGATTGGATTGTCGATTTAGGACCGGAAGGGGGGAATGGTGGTGGTGAAATCATTGCCGATGGAACACCTGAAGATGTAGCTAAATCAAAAATTTCTTACACCGGACAATATTTAAAACCGTTACTTGAAAAAGACAAGGCGAAGTAA